From a single Diachasmimorpha longicaudata isolate KC_UGA_2023 chromosome 13, iyDiaLong2, whole genome shotgun sequence genomic region:
- the LOC135168565 gene encoding protein neuralized isoform X3, translating to MSLELTRYRRPPLTIGRATRVARLRLSGVIAPRSSSAGTNNLPPLTFHHQVHGDNITLCNGGTIARRHESFCKGITFSTRPVRIGEKVCVKFLEMSNNWSGVIRFGFTSNDPIHLRNGLPKFACPDLTNKPGYWAKALAERFAAHDTVLFYYVTSAGDVHFGVNGEEKGVFFGGVETRGPLWAVIDVYGNSTAIELVDPNRQHFNNIRRGAEHSNEDNAQPSRHTAMDDASNAGRDVVERIIVPSMQNVCLHHEPDVELPGLRFQPPGVLFAPLPFHPVRGRNIRFSNQQCVATRSDTEFCHGYAFTNRPLLLGERLVVQVLSTEPMYVGALALGLTSCDPSRLSPEDLPDDSDLLLDRPEYWVVSKDVASSPQPGDEIAFTVTHYGEVQMSKNGGPPNVVMHVDESLQLWAFVDVYGSTQRVRMLASRPTSPPRQRQIVNSTPAPVQQQTNHSNAATELSRFSEMVQFKPTVGGGTVLVVNLPPQPGYPPANSQSIYGTTGVRNSPSFHTAAPAAAPVPTVDTAVASPASHHPGRQSTSPPLLTGTMSSTGSSTYVDPVNYQSIDTATLSSQSSHLQQWSERLQPTPGQPSECSICYERNIDSVLYMCGHMCMCYPCAIQQWRGKGGGHCPLCRAPIRDVIRIYRS from the exons ATGTCGTTGGAGTTGACCAGGTATCGCAGGCCACCCTTGACCATTGGGAGGGCCACTAGGGTCGCTAGGTTGAGATTGTCTGGTGTCATTG CACCAAGATCATCGAGTGCAGGTACGAATAACCTGCCTCCCCTGACATTTCACCATCAAGTACACGGGGATAACATCACCCTGTGCAATGGAGGAACTATAGCGAGGAGACACGAGAGTTTCTGCAAGGGAATAACATTCAGCACTCGGCCTGTTCGCATCGGTGAAAAG GTCTGCGTAAAATTCCTGGAAATGTCCAACAACTGGTCCGGAGTGATAAGATTTGGCTTCACAAGCAATGATCCAATTCACTTGCGAAATGGTCTTCCAAAATTCGCATGCCCAGATTTAACAAATAAGCCCGGCTATTGGGCAAAAGCCCTTGCCGAGAGATTCGCTGCCCACGACACTGTTCTATTCTACTACGTAACATCAGCTGGTGACGTACATTTTGGTGTTAATGGCGAGGAAAAGGGTGTTTTCTTCGGTGGTGTAGAGACACGCGGACCACTGTGGGCTGTTATAGATGTTTATGGCAACAGCACAGCGATTGAACTTGTGGATCCCAATAGACAACACTTCAACAACATTCGTAGAGGGGCTGAACACAGTAATGAGGATAATGCACAGCCGAGCAGGCACACCGCCATGGATGATGCCAGCAATGCCGGAAGGGATGTTGTCGAGAGAATTATTGTACCATCAATGCAGAATGTCTGTTTACACCATGAGCCTGATGTCGAGCTGCCTGGACTCAGGTTTCAACCGCCTGGTGTACTTTTCGCACCTCTACCTTTTCACCC TGTTCGTGGCCGGAACATAAGATTCAGCAACCAGCAGTGCGTGGCAACGCGTTCCGACACAGAATTCTGTCACGGTTACGCCTTCACAAACCGTCCTCTTCTCCTGGGTGAGCGTCTAGTGGTCCAGGTGCTCTCCACCGAGCCGATGTACGTGGGTGCCCTAGCCCTGGGCCTGACCTCCTGCGACCCATCCCGCCTGAGTCCAGAGGACCTCCCCGACGACAGCGATCTTCTTCTGGATCGTCCCGAGTACTGGGTGGTGTCGAAGGACGTCGCCAGCAGTCCCCAACCCGGCGATGAGATCGCCTTCACCGTCACCCACTATGGAGAGGTTCAGATGAGCAAAAACGGAGGTCCCCCCAATGTGGTGATGCATGTGGACGAGAGTCTCCAATTGTGGGCATTTGTCGACGTCTATGGGAGTACTCAGAGGGTGAGAATGTTGGCGAGTCGGCCAACATCACCACCCAGACAACGTCAAATTGTTAATTCAACCCCAGCACCTGTACAGCAGCAGACAAATCACTCAAATGCTGCCACTGAGCTGTCCAGGTTCTCGGAAATGGTGCAGTTCAAACCGACTGTTGGAGGTGGTACTGTTCTTGTTGTCAATCTTCCACCGCAGCCTGGCTATCCACCGGCCAATTCTCAATCTATTTATGGAACAACTGGGGTCAGAAATTCTCCCAGTTTTCACACAGCTGCACCAGCAGCTGCTCCAGTACCAACAGTTGATACAG CAGTCGCTTCTCCTGCCAGTCATCACCCTGGAAGACAGAGTACCTCTCCACCCCTGCTCACCGGCACTATGAGCAGCACCGGCTCCTCTACATACGTTGACCCAGTGAATTACCAGAGCATTGATACCGCAACACTCTCATCACAGTCCTCTCATCTTCAACAGTGGAGTGAGAGGCTCCAGCCCACCCCTGGACAGCCCAGTGAATGCTCAATCTGCTACGAGAGGAACATCGACAGTGTCCTCTACATGTGTGGCCACATGTGTATGTGCTATCCCTGCGCTATTCAGCAGTGGAGGGGCAAGGGTGGAGGGCACTGTCCACTCTGTCGTGCACCCATCAGAGATGTCATTAGAATCTACAGGTCGTGA
- the LOC135168565 gene encoding protein neuralized isoform X4 produces the protein MIIMRVRQTELYSPVYEEPSPRSSSAGTNNLPPLTFHHQVHGDNITLCNGGTIARRHESFCKGITFSTRPVRIGEKVCVKFLEMSNNWSGVIRFGFTSNDPIHLRNGLPKFACPDLTNKPGYWAKALAERFAAHDTVLFYYVTSAGDVHFGVNGEEKGVFFGGVETRGPLWAVIDVYGNSTAIELVDPNRQHFNNIRRGAEHSNEDNAQPSRHTAMDDASNAGRDVVERIIVPSMQNVCLHHEPDVELPGLRFQPPGVLFAPLPFHPVRGRNIRFSNQQCVATRSDTEFCHGYAFTNRPLLLGERLVVQVLSTEPMYVGALALGLTSCDPSRLSPEDLPDDSDLLLDRPEYWVVSKDVASSPQPGDEIAFTVTHYGEVQMSKNGGPPNVVMHVDESLQLWAFVDVYGSTQRVRMLASRPTSPPRQRQIVNSTPAPVQQQTNHSNAATELSRFSEMVQFKPTVGGGTVLVVNLPPQPGYPPANSQSIYGTTGVRNSPSFHTAAPAAAPVPTVDTAVASPASHHPGRQSTSPPLLTGTMSSTGSSTYVDPVNYQSIDTATLSSQSSHLQQWSERLQPTPGQPSECSICYERNIDSVLYMCGHMCMCYPCAIQQWRGKGGGHCPLCRAPIRDVIRIYRS, from the exons ATGATAATTATGAGGGTTCGACAGACTGAGCTTTATTCGCCTGTTTACGAAGAGCCTT CACCAAGATCATCGAGTGCAGGTACGAATAACCTGCCTCCCCTGACATTTCACCATCAAGTACACGGGGATAACATCACCCTGTGCAATGGAGGAACTATAGCGAGGAGACACGAGAGTTTCTGCAAGGGAATAACATTCAGCACTCGGCCTGTTCGCATCGGTGAAAAG GTCTGCGTAAAATTCCTGGAAATGTCCAACAACTGGTCCGGAGTGATAAGATTTGGCTTCACAAGCAATGATCCAATTCACTTGCGAAATGGTCTTCCAAAATTCGCATGCCCAGATTTAACAAATAAGCCCGGCTATTGGGCAAAAGCCCTTGCCGAGAGATTCGCTGCCCACGACACTGTTCTATTCTACTACGTAACATCAGCTGGTGACGTACATTTTGGTGTTAATGGCGAGGAAAAGGGTGTTTTCTTCGGTGGTGTAGAGACACGCGGACCACTGTGGGCTGTTATAGATGTTTATGGCAACAGCACAGCGATTGAACTTGTGGATCCCAATAGACAACACTTCAACAACATTCGTAGAGGGGCTGAACACAGTAATGAGGATAATGCACAGCCGAGCAGGCACACCGCCATGGATGATGCCAGCAATGCCGGAAGGGATGTTGTCGAGAGAATTATTGTACCATCAATGCAGAATGTCTGTTTACACCATGAGCCTGATGTCGAGCTGCCTGGACTCAGGTTTCAACCGCCTGGTGTACTTTTCGCACCTCTACCTTTTCACCC TGTTCGTGGCCGGAACATAAGATTCAGCAACCAGCAGTGCGTGGCAACGCGTTCCGACACAGAATTCTGTCACGGTTACGCCTTCACAAACCGTCCTCTTCTCCTGGGTGAGCGTCTAGTGGTCCAGGTGCTCTCCACCGAGCCGATGTACGTGGGTGCCCTAGCCCTGGGCCTGACCTCCTGCGACCCATCCCGCCTGAGTCCAGAGGACCTCCCCGACGACAGCGATCTTCTTCTGGATCGTCCCGAGTACTGGGTGGTGTCGAAGGACGTCGCCAGCAGTCCCCAACCCGGCGATGAGATCGCCTTCACCGTCACCCACTATGGAGAGGTTCAGATGAGCAAAAACGGAGGTCCCCCCAATGTGGTGATGCATGTGGACGAGAGTCTCCAATTGTGGGCATTTGTCGACGTCTATGGGAGTACTCAGAGGGTGAGAATGTTGGCGAGTCGGCCAACATCACCACCCAGACAACGTCAAATTGTTAATTCAACCCCAGCACCTGTACAGCAGCAGACAAATCACTCAAATGCTGCCACTGAGCTGTCCAGGTTCTCGGAAATGGTGCAGTTCAAACCGACTGTTGGAGGTGGTACTGTTCTTGTTGTCAATCTTCCACCGCAGCCTGGCTATCCACCGGCCAATTCTCAATCTATTTATGGAACAACTGGGGTCAGAAATTCTCCCAGTTTTCACACAGCTGCACCAGCAGCTGCTCCAGTACCAACAGTTGATACAG CAGTCGCTTCTCCTGCCAGTCATCACCCTGGAAGACAGAGTACCTCTCCACCCCTGCTCACCGGCACTATGAGCAGCACCGGCTCCTCTACATACGTTGACCCAGTGAATTACCAGAGCATTGATACCGCAACACTCTCATCACAGTCCTCTCATCTTCAACAGTGGAGTGAGAGGCTCCAGCCCACCCCTGGACAGCCCAGTGAATGCTCAATCTGCTACGAGAGGAACATCGACAGTGTCCTCTACATGTGTGGCCACATGTGTATGTGCTATCCCTGCGCTATTCAGCAGTGGAGGGGCAAGGGTGGAGGGCACTGTCCACTCTGTCGTGCACCCATCAGAGATGTCATTAGAATCTACAGGTCGTGA
- the LOC135168565 gene encoding protein neuralized isoform X1, which produces MGVVGGECAVKGTGGKSHSCHCCSRVTSDVGPSVLLSQHNRGSYRVDKEGFEGDSPSPSGKTGGGDSHILAPLRSKMRVLKKLKKKMGLAPRSSSAGTNNLPPLTFHHQVHGDNITLCNGGTIARRHESFCKGITFSTRPVRIGEKVCVKFLEMSNNWSGVIRFGFTSNDPIHLRNGLPKFACPDLTNKPGYWAKALAERFAAHDTVLFYYVTSAGDVHFGVNGEEKGVFFGGVETRGPLWAVIDVYGNSTAIELVDPNRQHFNNIRRGAEHSNEDNAQPSRHTAMDDASNAGRDVVERIIVPSMQNVCLHHEPDVELPGLRFQPPGVLFAPLPFHPVRGRNIRFSNQQCVATRSDTEFCHGYAFTNRPLLLGERLVVQVLSTEPMYVGALALGLTSCDPSRLSPEDLPDDSDLLLDRPEYWVVSKDVASSPQPGDEIAFTVTHYGEVQMSKNGGPPNVVMHVDESLQLWAFVDVYGSTQRVRMLASRPTSPPRQRQIVNSTPAPVQQQTNHSNAATELSRFSEMVQFKPTVGGGTVLVVNLPPQPGYPPANSQSIYGTTGVRNSPSFHTAAPAAAPVPTVDTAVASPASHHPGRQSTSPPLLTGTMSSTGSSTYVDPVNYQSIDTATLSSQSSHLQQWSERLQPTPGQPSECSICYERNIDSVLYMCGHMCMCYPCAIQQWRGKGGGHCPLCRAPIRDVIRIYRS; this is translated from the exons ATGGGGGTGGTAGGCGGAGAGTGCGCCGTCAAAGGTACCGGCGGCAAAAGCCATTCCTGTCATTGCTGCAGTCGTGTAACAAGTGACGTTGGACCAAGCGTTTTATTATCACAACATAATCGGGGAAGTTACCGTGTTGATAAGGAGGGCTTTGAGGGTGATTCACCGAGTCCAAGTGGAAAAACCGGCGGGGGTGACAGTCAtattctggcgccattgaggAGCAAGATGAGGGTGCTCAAGaaattgaagaagaaaatgGGATTAG CACCAAGATCATCGAGTGCAGGTACGAATAACCTGCCTCCCCTGACATTTCACCATCAAGTACACGGGGATAACATCACCCTGTGCAATGGAGGAACTATAGCGAGGAGACACGAGAGTTTCTGCAAGGGAATAACATTCAGCACTCGGCCTGTTCGCATCGGTGAAAAG GTCTGCGTAAAATTCCTGGAAATGTCCAACAACTGGTCCGGAGTGATAAGATTTGGCTTCACAAGCAATGATCCAATTCACTTGCGAAATGGTCTTCCAAAATTCGCATGCCCAGATTTAACAAATAAGCCCGGCTATTGGGCAAAAGCCCTTGCCGAGAGATTCGCTGCCCACGACACTGTTCTATTCTACTACGTAACATCAGCTGGTGACGTACATTTTGGTGTTAATGGCGAGGAAAAGGGTGTTTTCTTCGGTGGTGTAGAGACACGCGGACCACTGTGGGCTGTTATAGATGTTTATGGCAACAGCACAGCGATTGAACTTGTGGATCCCAATAGACAACACTTCAACAACATTCGTAGAGGGGCTGAACACAGTAATGAGGATAATGCACAGCCGAGCAGGCACACCGCCATGGATGATGCCAGCAATGCCGGAAGGGATGTTGTCGAGAGAATTATTGTACCATCAATGCAGAATGTCTGTTTACACCATGAGCCTGATGTCGAGCTGCCTGGACTCAGGTTTCAACCGCCTGGTGTACTTTTCGCACCTCTACCTTTTCACCC TGTTCGTGGCCGGAACATAAGATTCAGCAACCAGCAGTGCGTGGCAACGCGTTCCGACACAGAATTCTGTCACGGTTACGCCTTCACAAACCGTCCTCTTCTCCTGGGTGAGCGTCTAGTGGTCCAGGTGCTCTCCACCGAGCCGATGTACGTGGGTGCCCTAGCCCTGGGCCTGACCTCCTGCGACCCATCCCGCCTGAGTCCAGAGGACCTCCCCGACGACAGCGATCTTCTTCTGGATCGTCCCGAGTACTGGGTGGTGTCGAAGGACGTCGCCAGCAGTCCCCAACCCGGCGATGAGATCGCCTTCACCGTCACCCACTATGGAGAGGTTCAGATGAGCAAAAACGGAGGTCCCCCCAATGTGGTGATGCATGTGGACGAGAGTCTCCAATTGTGGGCATTTGTCGACGTCTATGGGAGTACTCAGAGGGTGAGAATGTTGGCGAGTCGGCCAACATCACCACCCAGACAACGTCAAATTGTTAATTCAACCCCAGCACCTGTACAGCAGCAGACAAATCACTCAAATGCTGCCACTGAGCTGTCCAGGTTCTCGGAAATGGTGCAGTTCAAACCGACTGTTGGAGGTGGTACTGTTCTTGTTGTCAATCTTCCACCGCAGCCTGGCTATCCACCGGCCAATTCTCAATCTATTTATGGAACAACTGGGGTCAGAAATTCTCCCAGTTTTCACACAGCTGCACCAGCAGCTGCTCCAGTACCAACAGTTGATACAG CAGTCGCTTCTCCTGCCAGTCATCACCCTGGAAGACAGAGTACCTCTCCACCCCTGCTCACCGGCACTATGAGCAGCACCGGCTCCTCTACATACGTTGACCCAGTGAATTACCAGAGCATTGATACCGCAACACTCTCATCACAGTCCTCTCATCTTCAACAGTGGAGTGAGAGGCTCCAGCCCACCCCTGGACAGCCCAGTGAATGCTCAATCTGCTACGAGAGGAACATCGACAGTGTCCTCTACATGTGTGGCCACATGTGTATGTGCTATCCCTGCGCTATTCAGCAGTGGAGGGGCAAGGGTGGAGGGCACTGTCCACTCTGTCGTGCACCCATCAGAGATGTCATTAGAATCTACAGGTCGTGA
- the LOC135168565 gene encoding protein neuralized isoform X5 translates to MGQSSSNSAPNAPRSSSAGTNNLPPLTFHHQVHGDNITLCNGGTIARRHESFCKGITFSTRPVRIGEKVCVKFLEMSNNWSGVIRFGFTSNDPIHLRNGLPKFACPDLTNKPGYWAKALAERFAAHDTVLFYYVTSAGDVHFGVNGEEKGVFFGGVETRGPLWAVIDVYGNSTAIELVDPNRQHFNNIRRGAEHSNEDNAQPSRHTAMDDASNAGRDVVERIIVPSMQNVCLHHEPDVELPGLRFQPPGVLFAPLPFHPVRGRNIRFSNQQCVATRSDTEFCHGYAFTNRPLLLGERLVVQVLSTEPMYVGALALGLTSCDPSRLSPEDLPDDSDLLLDRPEYWVVSKDVASSPQPGDEIAFTVTHYGEVQMSKNGGPPNVVMHVDESLQLWAFVDVYGSTQRVRMLASRPTSPPRQRQIVNSTPAPVQQQTNHSNAATELSRFSEMVQFKPTVGGGTVLVVNLPPQPGYPPANSQSIYGTTGVRNSPSFHTAAPAAAPVPTVDTAVASPASHHPGRQSTSPPLLTGTMSSTGSSTYVDPVNYQSIDTATLSSQSSHLQQWSERLQPTPGQPSECSICYERNIDSVLYMCGHMCMCYPCAIQQWRGKGGGHCPLCRAPIRDVIRIYRS, encoded by the exons CACCAAGATCATCGAGTGCAGGTACGAATAACCTGCCTCCCCTGACATTTCACCATCAAGTACACGGGGATAACATCACCCTGTGCAATGGAGGAACTATAGCGAGGAGACACGAGAGTTTCTGCAAGGGAATAACATTCAGCACTCGGCCTGTTCGCATCGGTGAAAAG GTCTGCGTAAAATTCCTGGAAATGTCCAACAACTGGTCCGGAGTGATAAGATTTGGCTTCACAAGCAATGATCCAATTCACTTGCGAAATGGTCTTCCAAAATTCGCATGCCCAGATTTAACAAATAAGCCCGGCTATTGGGCAAAAGCCCTTGCCGAGAGATTCGCTGCCCACGACACTGTTCTATTCTACTACGTAACATCAGCTGGTGACGTACATTTTGGTGTTAATGGCGAGGAAAAGGGTGTTTTCTTCGGTGGTGTAGAGACACGCGGACCACTGTGGGCTGTTATAGATGTTTATGGCAACAGCACAGCGATTGAACTTGTGGATCCCAATAGACAACACTTCAACAACATTCGTAGAGGGGCTGAACACAGTAATGAGGATAATGCACAGCCGAGCAGGCACACCGCCATGGATGATGCCAGCAATGCCGGAAGGGATGTTGTCGAGAGAATTATTGTACCATCAATGCAGAATGTCTGTTTACACCATGAGCCTGATGTCGAGCTGCCTGGACTCAGGTTTCAACCGCCTGGTGTACTTTTCGCACCTCTACCTTTTCACCC TGTTCGTGGCCGGAACATAAGATTCAGCAACCAGCAGTGCGTGGCAACGCGTTCCGACACAGAATTCTGTCACGGTTACGCCTTCACAAACCGTCCTCTTCTCCTGGGTGAGCGTCTAGTGGTCCAGGTGCTCTCCACCGAGCCGATGTACGTGGGTGCCCTAGCCCTGGGCCTGACCTCCTGCGACCCATCCCGCCTGAGTCCAGAGGACCTCCCCGACGACAGCGATCTTCTTCTGGATCGTCCCGAGTACTGGGTGGTGTCGAAGGACGTCGCCAGCAGTCCCCAACCCGGCGATGAGATCGCCTTCACCGTCACCCACTATGGAGAGGTTCAGATGAGCAAAAACGGAGGTCCCCCCAATGTGGTGATGCATGTGGACGAGAGTCTCCAATTGTGGGCATTTGTCGACGTCTATGGGAGTACTCAGAGGGTGAGAATGTTGGCGAGTCGGCCAACATCACCACCCAGACAACGTCAAATTGTTAATTCAACCCCAGCACCTGTACAGCAGCAGACAAATCACTCAAATGCTGCCACTGAGCTGTCCAGGTTCTCGGAAATGGTGCAGTTCAAACCGACTGTTGGAGGTGGTACTGTTCTTGTTGTCAATCTTCCACCGCAGCCTGGCTATCCACCGGCCAATTCTCAATCTATTTATGGAACAACTGGGGTCAGAAATTCTCCCAGTTTTCACACAGCTGCACCAGCAGCTGCTCCAGTACCAACAGTTGATACAG CAGTCGCTTCTCCTGCCAGTCATCACCCTGGAAGACAGAGTACCTCTCCACCCCTGCTCACCGGCACTATGAGCAGCACCGGCTCCTCTACATACGTTGACCCAGTGAATTACCAGAGCATTGATACCGCAACACTCTCATCACAGTCCTCTCATCTTCAACAGTGGAGTGAGAGGCTCCAGCCCACCCCTGGACAGCCCAGTGAATGCTCAATCTGCTACGAGAGGAACATCGACAGTGTCCTCTACATGTGTGGCCACATGTGTATGTGCTATCCCTGCGCTATTCAGCAGTGGAGGGGCAAGGGTGGAGGGCACTGTCCACTCTGTCGTGCACCCATCAGAGATGTCATTAGAATCTACAGGTCGTGA
- the LOC135168565 gene encoding protein neuralized isoform X2, protein MGVVGGECAVKGTGGKSHSCHCCSRVTSDVGPSVLLSQHNRGSYRVDKEGFEGDSPSPSGKTGGGDSHILAPLRSKMRVLKKLKKKMGLAPRSSSAGTNNLPPLTFHHQVHGDNITLCNGGTIARRHESFCKGITFSTRPVRIGEKVCVKFLEMSNNWSGVIRFGFTSNDPIHLRNGLPKFACPDLTNKPGYWAKALAERFAAHDTVLFYYVTSAGDVHFGVNGEEKGVFFGGVETRGPLWAVIDVYGNSTAIELVDPNRQHFNNIRRGAEHSNEDNAQPSRHTAMDDASNAGRDVVERIIVPSMQNVCLHHEPDVELPGLRFQPPGVLFAPLPFHPVRGRNIRFSNQQCVATRSDTEFCHGYAFTNRPLLLGERLVVQVLSTEPMYVGALALGLTSCDPSRLSPEDLPDDSDLLLDRPEYWVVSKDVASSPQPGDEIAFTVTHYGEVQMSKNGGPPNVVMHVDESLQLWAFVDVYGSTQRVRMLASRPTSPPRQRQIVNSTPAPVQQQTNHSNAATELSRFSEMVQFKPTVGGGTVLVVNLPPQPGYPPANSQSIYGTTGVRNSPSFHTAAPAAAPVPTVDTVASPASHHPGRQSTSPPLLTGTMSSTGSSTYVDPVNYQSIDTATLSSQSSHLQQWSERLQPTPGQPSECSICYERNIDSVLYMCGHMCMCYPCAIQQWRGKGGGHCPLCRAPIRDVIRIYRS, encoded by the exons ATGGGGGTGGTAGGCGGAGAGTGCGCCGTCAAAGGTACCGGCGGCAAAAGCCATTCCTGTCATTGCTGCAGTCGTGTAACAAGTGACGTTGGACCAAGCGTTTTATTATCACAACATAATCGGGGAAGTTACCGTGTTGATAAGGAGGGCTTTGAGGGTGATTCACCGAGTCCAAGTGGAAAAACCGGCGGGGGTGACAGTCAtattctggcgccattgaggAGCAAGATGAGGGTGCTCAAGaaattgaagaagaaaatgGGATTAG CACCAAGATCATCGAGTGCAGGTACGAATAACCTGCCTCCCCTGACATTTCACCATCAAGTACACGGGGATAACATCACCCTGTGCAATGGAGGAACTATAGCGAGGAGACACGAGAGTTTCTGCAAGGGAATAACATTCAGCACTCGGCCTGTTCGCATCGGTGAAAAG GTCTGCGTAAAATTCCTGGAAATGTCCAACAACTGGTCCGGAGTGATAAGATTTGGCTTCACAAGCAATGATCCAATTCACTTGCGAAATGGTCTTCCAAAATTCGCATGCCCAGATTTAACAAATAAGCCCGGCTATTGGGCAAAAGCCCTTGCCGAGAGATTCGCTGCCCACGACACTGTTCTATTCTACTACGTAACATCAGCTGGTGACGTACATTTTGGTGTTAATGGCGAGGAAAAGGGTGTTTTCTTCGGTGGTGTAGAGACACGCGGACCACTGTGGGCTGTTATAGATGTTTATGGCAACAGCACAGCGATTGAACTTGTGGATCCCAATAGACAACACTTCAACAACATTCGTAGAGGGGCTGAACACAGTAATGAGGATAATGCACAGCCGAGCAGGCACACCGCCATGGATGATGCCAGCAATGCCGGAAGGGATGTTGTCGAGAGAATTATTGTACCATCAATGCAGAATGTCTGTTTACACCATGAGCCTGATGTCGAGCTGCCTGGACTCAGGTTTCAACCGCCTGGTGTACTTTTCGCACCTCTACCTTTTCACCC TGTTCGTGGCCGGAACATAAGATTCAGCAACCAGCAGTGCGTGGCAACGCGTTCCGACACAGAATTCTGTCACGGTTACGCCTTCACAAACCGTCCTCTTCTCCTGGGTGAGCGTCTAGTGGTCCAGGTGCTCTCCACCGAGCCGATGTACGTGGGTGCCCTAGCCCTGGGCCTGACCTCCTGCGACCCATCCCGCCTGAGTCCAGAGGACCTCCCCGACGACAGCGATCTTCTTCTGGATCGTCCCGAGTACTGGGTGGTGTCGAAGGACGTCGCCAGCAGTCCCCAACCCGGCGATGAGATCGCCTTCACCGTCACCCACTATGGAGAGGTTCAGATGAGCAAAAACGGAGGTCCCCCCAATGTGGTGATGCATGTGGACGAGAGTCTCCAATTGTGGGCATTTGTCGACGTCTATGGGAGTACTCAGAGGGTGAGAATGTTGGCGAGTCGGCCAACATCACCACCCAGACAACGTCAAATTGTTAATTCAACCCCAGCACCTGTACAGCAGCAGACAAATCACTCAAATGCTGCCACTGAGCTGTCCAGGTTCTCGGAAATGGTGCAGTTCAAACCGACTGTTGGAGGTGGTACTGTTCTTGTTGTCAATCTTCCACCGCAGCCTGGCTATCCACCGGCCAATTCTCAATCTATTTATGGAACAACTGGGGTCAGAAATTCTCCCAGTTTTCACACAGCTGCACCAGCAGCTGCTCCAGTACCAACAGTTGATACAG TCGCTTCTCCTGCCAGTCATCACCCTGGAAGACAGAGTACCTCTCCACCCCTGCTCACCGGCACTATGAGCAGCACCGGCTCCTCTACATACGTTGACCCAGTGAATTACCAGAGCATTGATACCGCAACACTCTCATCACAGTCCTCTCATCTTCAACAGTGGAGTGAGAGGCTCCAGCCCACCCCTGGACAGCCCAGTGAATGCTCAATCTGCTACGAGAGGAACATCGACAGTGTCCTCTACATGTGTGGCCACATGTGTATGTGCTATCCCTGCGCTATTCAGCAGTGGAGGGGCAAGGGTGGAGGGCACTGTCCACTCTGTCGTGCACCCATCAGAGATGTCATTAGAATCTACAGGTCGTGA